The genomic interval TAGTCCAGCTTCGCCTCGAAACGTTCCATTCGGCAGGGAAGTTCGCCTTGGTTGGTACGTGCGTGAAAACCGGGTCCCCTCATTTCGAGTAGACCCGGTTTAGAAGGGGCTACGCCAGGCGTTCGGCGCGGAGGCGGTCGATGACGTCGATGTCCAAAGGCTCCAGGTCTTTCAGCGCGACACCCATTGCTTTTGCGAGCATGAGGTCGGCGAGTTGGGGGTTTCGGGCGAGTGCGGGGCCGTGCATGTAGGTGGCGATGATGCTGCCTTGGACGGCGCCTTCGGCGAATTGTTGGCGTTGGTCGTCGGTGTTTTCGGAGGCTGCCCAGACATCGGTGTTGCCTTCGCCGCGGACGACTCGGCCGAGTGGTTCGGCGTCGGGGCCGAGCAGGGTGGCGCCCATGTGGTTTTCGAAGCCGGTGAGTCGTTCGGTCAGCTCGGCGGTGAATCCGGCGCGGGTTGGTGTCGTTTCGACTTCTCCGATGGCGCGTTTTTGTAAAGAGACGGTGGTGGCGTCGATAAGCCCAAGGCCGTCGATGACACGGCCGGCGGCGCGGAAGGAGTCGCCGAGTACCTGGAGACCTGCGCAGACTGCGAAGATGGGGCGGCCTGCGGCGGCTGCGGTTTGGAGGCCGCCGTCTTTGGTGAGGTGTTCGGTGGCAAGGATCTGTGCGGTGTCCTCGCCGCCGCCGAGGCAGTAGAGATCAAGGGTGGAAGGGACGGCGTCGTCGAGGGTGACGCGCTGGATTTCAGCATTAATGCCACGCATGCGTGCGCGTTGGCGCAGGACTAGTGCGTTGCCGTCGTCGCCGTAAGTTCCGAGGACGTCGGGGAGGATGAGGCCGATGTTGAGGGTGGTCATTATTGTTCGGTCCCTTTCTCCAGAGCCTTTTTGAGGTCTCGGAATGCGGTGTAGTTGGCGAGGACTTCGATGCGGCCAGGAGGGCAGGCTGCGATGGCGTCGACGGGGTTGGAGATGAGTTCGTGGTCGATTTCGGCGTAGGTGAGGCGGACTGCCAGGTCGGTGCCGCGCTCGCCGGAGGCTTTGACGGAGAGGTTTTCGAAGTCTTCGAAGCGGACGTCCCAAAGCCAGGAGAGGTCTTCGCCGTCGGCAACCTGGCCATTGACGACGATGACTAAGCCATCAGCTGTGCGATCAACCATGGAGAGGGCTTCTTGCCAGCCTGCTGGGTTTTTGGCGAGCAGGAGGTGGACCTTGTGTTCACCGACAGTGATGGTGGAATAGCGTCCAGCAACGTTGTTGACGGAGTTGACTGCGGGCAGTGCGGAGGAAACGGGCACATTAAATACGGTGGAGGCTGCGATTGCTTGTGCCGCGTTGCCACGGTTGGCCTGACCTGGGAGGTTGAGATCCAAGGTGAGATCGCCGGATGGTGAATGGATGGTATCACCGTCAACCTCCCATGAGGGGGTGGGGCGTGCGAAGGTGCGGCCGTCGAGAAGCGTCTTTTCGGCGCTCCAGTGGCGTCCGTCGTGGAGGATGCGGGATTCGGTGCGTGGGCAGGTGGCGGATTCACCTTGCCAGCCGGTGCCGGCGCCGACCCAGATGACGTTTTCGGCGTCGAAAGCCACGGAGGTAACGAGGACGTCGTCGCAGTTGGCGATGACGGTCATCTCAGGTCGAGAGCGCACGGCATCGCGCAGGACACGTTCGATTTTGTTAATTTCGCCAACGCGGTCGAGCTGGTCGCGGGAAAGGTTGAGCAGCACGAGGGCGTCGGGCTTGAGGCGTTCGATGGCGGCGGGTACGTGCAGCTCATCGACTTCCAAGACCACGTGTGAGGCGTTTCGGCCAGCGAGCAGCGCAGAAATGATGCCGGCGTCCATGTTGTCGCCGCCTTCATTGGTGGCGACGGTGTAAGTGCTGCGCATCGCGGCGGCCAGCATGCGGGTGGTGGTGGACTTGCCATTTGTGCCCGTGACCAGCACTGTTGGGCGGTTGTTGATGAGGTTGGACATGATGTCCGGGTCTACCTTGCTGGCCACCAGTCCGCCGATCATGCCACCGGATCCGCGACCTGTGGCTTTGGACGCGGATGTCGCAACTTTTGCTGAGATGATGGCGGCAGCGCTGCGTAAACGGCGTAGGGGTGCAGGCAGTGAAAGCTTCATGAAAAACGAGTCTAGTTAAGCAAGTGGCACTAGCGCTTTTCGACGTCCACTTTCTTCCCTTCTTTTACCCTTTTAACAGCTGCTAAGAAGGCAACATCGGACAGCAGCGGAATTCCTTTACGCTGGGCATGCATCGCTTTGCCGTCAATGTCGCGGGTTTGATTGCACACCACCACTGAGGTTTGCCGGGTGAGCTTCTCAGAATAGGACAAATCTGCATCGACGCACGCTTGGATAATGATGTCCGGATCCATCTCAATTTCCGGCGCGACCACAACTTCCATCCCAGCGATCAGCGTCTTTCCCGGCTCATACGTACCAGGGTTGACCAGCGTTGGCGAAGCTTCCTGCGCCTGCACCCGGATGATCGAGCGTTGCAAACCAAACTTATCGGCGCGCAAGGACTGGGGATCGATTTCCGCCAGCGGTCCTGACTGCTTCAACGCACCATAAAGCCGTGCCACAAGCAAAGTTTCTTCGCGGCACAACTGGCGGTGCGACACCTGCGCGCGTTCCACCGACGCCTCCGCTGCAGGCGCGTCAAGGCCGAGGGTGTGTGCGACACCCCGGATGCGCACGTCGTCTAAAGCGATTGCTTGTCGACGCGCCGATGCAAGCGTATCGACGATCACCAGCGGCTTTGGGATGTGCCCCACGCGCTGCCTGCGGCGTCCGCGACCACCACGGCGATTTCCACGATTGCTGTTGCGATTGGCGCGCGCAGCATCATTCATAGCGCGCTTGGCTTCGGAAACAATAAAGCCCCAACTTCGCGCAGCATTGTGGATCAACAGGGTACGACCATCGATGAGGCGGTCCAAGCTTTTCAAAATCTGGCCGAAACGCTTAGCGCTGGCAAATTCTTCCTCTGTCACGCCATGAAGGTGGAAGGGGCCAGGATCAGTTTTGGAATCCAACACGGCATGAAAAGTTTCCACCGGCTCCAAATTAGGGGACAGCGTTACCAAATCAATGGTGACCATGCGTGAAGTCGATGGGTGGATTCCACTTGATTGAATGCTGACGGAAACAAAAGGAGCCGCCTCAATAGCTTCTTGGCGCTCAGCTTCGATTCTTGCGGCGTGATCTTGTGATTCCGAAGTGGTGCTCATTTTTACAACTCTAGTTGCTTAGAGAGGTTTCACAGCATTTCAAGGCATGCAAATGGTCGTTGATGGTTGTAGATGACCAAATCCATAGGATACCCGGGCATTTTCGATCACCTGGTGAAGAAAGGTTTAAAAACTGATGGTTGCACGCCCAGCTTGCGCAATCTAATGGGTGAAAAGCGCCGGGACTCGTTGGTACCAGACATAAGGCCCCAGAAAGCATGTTTTTTCAAGTTTTTGGGTCTCATGGTTTGGTCGCTCTCAAATTTCGACTTTGGCCTGGGTAGGTTATATCCCCCAGAGGTGCTTC from Corynebacterium glutamicum ATCC 13032 carries:
- a CDS encoding type 1 glutamine amidotransferase is translated as MTTLNIGLILPDVLGTYGDDGNALVLRQRARMRGINAEIQRVTLDDAVPSTLDLYCLGGGEDTAQILATEHLTKDGGLQTAAAAGRPIFAVCAGLQVLGDSFRAAGRVIDGLGLIDATTVSLQKRAIGEVETTPTRAGFTAELTERLTGFENHMGATLLGPDAEPLGRVVRGEGNTDVWAASENTDDQRQQFAEGAVQGSIIATYMHGPALARNPQLADLMLAKAMGVALKDLEPLDIDVIDRLRAERLA
- a CDS encoding Mur ligase family protein — translated: MKLSLPAPLRRLRSAAAIISAKVATSASKATGRGSGGMIGGLVASKVDPDIMSNLINNRPTVLVTGTNGKSTTTRMLAAAMRSTYTVATNEGGDNMDAGIISALLAGRNASHVVLEVDELHVPAAIERLKPDALVLLNLSRDQLDRVGEINKIERVLRDAVRSRPEMTVIANCDDVLVTSVAFDAENVIWVGAGTGWQGESATCPRTESRILHDGRHWSAEKTLLDGRTFARPTPSWEVDGDTIHSPSGDLTLDLNLPGQANRGNAAQAIAASTVFNVPVSSALPAVNSVNNVAGRYSTITVGEHKVHLLLAKNPAGWQEALSMVDRTADGLVIVVNGQVADGEDLSWLWDVRFEDFENLSVKASGERGTDLAVRLTYAEIDHELISNPVDAIAACPPGRIEVLANYTAFRDLKKALEKGTEQ
- a CDS encoding DNA polymerase III subunit epsilon (3'-5' exonuclease of DNA polymerase III); the protein is MSTTSESQDHAARIEAERQEAIEAAPFVSVSIQSSGIHPSTSRMVTIDLVTLSPNLEPVETFHAVLDSKTDPGPFHLHGVTEEEFASAKRFGQILKSLDRLIDGRTLLIHNAARSWGFIVSEAKRAMNDAARANRNSNRGNRRGGRGRRRQRVGHIPKPLVIVDTLASARRQAIALDDVRIRGVAHTLGLDAPAAEASVERAQVSHRQLCREETLLVARLYGALKQSGPLAEIDPQSLRADKFGLQRSIIRVQAQEASPTLVNPGTYEPGKTLIAGMEVVVAPEIEMDPDIIIQACVDADLSYSEKLTRQTSVVVCNQTRDIDGKAMHAQRKGIPLLSDVAFLAAVKRVKEGKKVDVEKR